A genomic stretch from Blastocatellia bacterium includes:
- a CDS encoding glycosyltransferase family 2 protein yields the protein MTLVNLRTMVSPIMNAGFQVAIIIVSYNTRALLLECLASVIDSTSGQDIELVVVDNASSDGSSAAVRDTYPQAMVIDNPTNLGFGVACNQGIKATRAPFVLLVNSDARLTPEAFRVLCDCLCTNDRCGAAGCRMIHPTGVPFVNTRNFLTLLNQAIEQAGIFNWLRTRQLRRVYRPALDDKLIDCSVDWIEGACLMLRRAALDEVGLFDEQFFMYSEDEDLCLRLKQRGWAICFSAAGTVIHLGGASTEKCHYEMLRQFYLSQMLFLRKHRGRGSVLAYRIAMQAVFIIKLILARLPSQSLRRHEMAQRLSALRHAGASLG from the coding sequence ACACTCGTCAACTTGCGCACTATGGTCTCGCCAATCATGAATGCAGGTTTTCAGGTCGCCATCATCATCGTCAGCTATAACACCAGAGCTTTGCTGCTGGAATGTCTGGCTTCGGTGATCGACAGCACGTCAGGTCAGGACATCGAACTGGTCGTGGTTGACAATGCTTCGAGCGACGGAAGCAGTGCGGCAGTGCGCGACACTTATCCGCAAGCGATGGTCATTGACAATCCGACAAACCTTGGCTTCGGCGTGGCTTGCAACCAGGGCATCAAGGCGACCCGCGCGCCGTTTGTCCTGCTCGTCAACAGCGATGCCCGGCTGACGCCGGAAGCTTTCCGGGTGCTGTGTGATTGCCTGTGCACGAATGACCGTTGCGGGGCCGCCGGGTGCAGGATGATTCATCCCACCGGCGTGCCGTTTGTCAACACCAGAAATTTTCTCACCCTGCTGAATCAGGCGATTGAGCAGGCGGGCATCTTCAATTGGCTACGCACCCGGCAACTGCGGAGGGTTTACCGTCCGGCCCTCGACGACAAACTGATCGATTGTTCGGTGGACTGGATCGAGGGAGCCTGCCTGATGCTGCGCCGGGCGGCGCTTGATGAAGTCGGTTTGTTCGATGAGCAGTTTTTCATGTACTCGGAAGACGAGGACCTCTGCCTCAGGCTTAAGCAACGAGGCTGGGCGATTTGCTTTTCGGCGGCGGGCACGGTCATCCATCTCGGCGGAGCGTCCACGGAGAAATGCCATTACGAGATGCTTCGACAATTTTACCTGAGCCAGATGCTCTTTCTTCGCAAGCATCGCGGTCGCGGCTCGGTGCTTGCCTATCGAATCGCGATGCAGGCGGTTTTCATCATCAAGCTGATTCTCGCTCGATTGCCTTCGCAAAGCCTTCGTCGCCATGAAATGGCCCAACGGCTCTCGGCTCTCAGGCACGCCGGCGCCTCGCTGGGCTGA